The Metabacillus sediminilitoris genome window below encodes:
- a CDS encoding PepSY domain-containing protein, producing MKKMVTITLAAAMVLGGSVAINHSFAKEDNQTKAEQTTKQIGIEEAKAAALEKVNGTVESVELEDGQSYYEVDIIKDQKEFDIKVDAASAEILKVEENRNDDDDDDRELEAAAKGAVISEDEAVAIAKKNITGEIVKIELDEDDGRFEYEMELNTSNGEAEITIDATSGKVLELEQDDDDNDDD from the coding sequence ATGAAGAAAATGGTCACAATTACATTAGCTGCAGCGATGGTATTAGGTGGTTCAGTTGCAATCAATCATAGCTTTGCAAAAGAGGATAATCAGACTAAGGCAGAACAGACAACGAAACAAATTGGTATAGAAGAAGCCAAAGCGGCAGCGCTGGAGAAGGTAAACGGAACAGTTGAGAGTGTGGAGTTAGAAGATGGTCAATCCTATTATGAGGTCGATATTATAAAGGATCAGAAAGAGTTTGATATTAAAGTGGATGCTGCTTCAGCTGAAATTTTAAAGGTTGAAGAAAATCGCAATGATGATGATGACGATGATCGTGAATTAGAAGCAGCTGCTAAAGGAGCCGTCATTTCTGAGGATGAAGCGGTTGCCATTGCGAAAAAGAACATCACAGGTGAAATCGTAAAAATCGAATTAGATGAAGATGATGGAAGATTTGAATATGAAATGGAGCTTAACACATCAAATGGTGAAGCAGAAATCACAATTGATGCAACTAGTGGAAAAGTGTTAGAGCTTGAACAAGATGACGATGACAATGATGACGATTAA
- a CDS encoding histidinol-phosphatase, producing MTDTIKFDLHTHNERCGHAIGTIEDYVKKAIEYGLNYIGISDHSPYFYSEEDHLYPTIAMPKSEFVLYINEVLRLKKKYEDKIHVLLGMESDFYPEHIDVYRRQYLLHPFDYVIGSVHYVQDLNIFKKGRWEGLTSQQKIQVKEEYYDLIQQSAKSGVFQILGHIDAMKGFYPEFTSIETDAIEQTLKIIGEEDVAIEINTSGKTKDCGGWYPADEILERALFYNVKVSFGSDSHTPERIGDEFELVQKRLKEIGFSEWAYFIEKKRYMTPL from the coding sequence ATGACAGATACAATAAAATTCGATCTGCACACACACAATGAGCGCTGTGGACATGCAATTGGCACAATCGAGGATTATGTAAAGAAAGCAATTGAATACGGCTTGAACTATATCGGAATTTCCGATCATTCCCCATATTTTTATAGTGAGGAAGACCATCTCTATCCAACGATTGCTATGCCCAAAAGTGAGTTCGTTCTATACATAAATGAAGTCCTTCGCTTAAAGAAAAAATATGAAGATAAAATTCATGTTTTGCTAGGAATGGAAAGTGACTTCTATCCAGAACATATTGACGTGTATCGCAGACAATACCTTTTACATCCTTTTGACTATGTGATTGGCTCTGTCCATTATGTTCAGGATCTAAACATTTTTAAAAAGGGCCGTTGGGAAGGCTTAACATCACAGCAAAAAATTCAAGTGAAAGAAGAATACTATGATTTAATCCAACAATCAGCAAAAAGCGGCGTATTTCAAATCCTTGGCCATATTGATGCCATGAAAGGATTTTATCCGGAATTTACATCAATTGAAACAGATGCCATTGAACAAACTTTAAAAATCATTGGTGAAGAAGATGTCGCGATCGAGATCAATACATCAGGTAAAACAAAAGATTGCGGCGGCTGGTACCCTGCAGATGAGATCTTAGAACGAGCACTCTTTTATAATGTAAAAGTTTCCTTTGGCTCTGACTCACATACACCAGAACGGATTGGCGATGAATTTGAGCTAGTGCAGAAGCGGTTGAAGGAAATCGGGTTTTCGGAATGGGCTTATTTTATTGAAAAGAAACGGTATATGACACCGCTATAA
- a CDS encoding nuclease-related domain-containing protein, which translates to MIMKQRLYPEMIKKLEMLQLRIPTDHQKYHVISGDLAKRRAGYFGERSIDYYLEFLPDKHFILHDVRLFDGAHYFQLDTVILSRKFILILEVKNYAGTLFFDSNFNQLIRIQDEKKEAFPDPILQVERQSYQLKKWLRLAHYDMPVESLVIISTPRTILGTTPQNEKIYRKVIQSAKLPFVMMKLEQTNKKNYISEEQLLQLSKFILDSHSPLEIDILTHYQIQKSDIIKGVICSQCQAIPMERRKGKWICETCSFVSKDAHISALKDYSLLIDTTITNKKMRDFLKISSTSVANKLLFSLKLRSSGTNKGESTS; encoded by the coding sequence ATGATCATGAAACAGCGGTTGTATCCCGAAATGATTAAGAAATTAGAAATGCTGCAACTTAGAATTCCGACCGATCATCAGAAGTACCATGTTATTAGTGGGGATTTGGCAAAAAGGAGAGCTGGGTACTTTGGAGAACGAAGTATTGATTACTATCTTGAGTTTCTTCCAGACAAGCACTTCATTTTACATGATGTTAGGCTTTTCGATGGAGCACACTATTTTCAATTAGATACTGTCATACTTTCGAGAAAATTCATTCTGATATTAGAAGTGAAAAATTATGCAGGAACCTTATTTTTTGATAGTAACTTTAACCAACTGATTAGAATTCAAGATGAGAAGAAAGAAGCTTTTCCTGATCCAATTTTGCAGGTAGAACGTCAAAGCTATCAATTGAAAAAATGGTTGAGACTTGCTCATTATGACATGCCGGTTGAATCACTGGTTATCATCAGTACACCGCGTACCATCCTTGGAACAACTCCTCAAAATGAAAAAATCTATCGTAAAGTTATTCAGAGTGCGAAACTCCCATTTGTGATGATGAAACTTGAACAAACGAATAAAAAGAATTACATAAGTGAGGAGCAGCTTCTGCAGCTCAGTAAGTTCATATTGGACAGTCATTCCCCTCTTGAGATTGATATTCTTACTCATTACCAAATACAAAAATCAGATATTATAAAAGGAGTCATTTGCTCGCAATGTCAAGCGATTCCGATGGAAAGAAGGAAAGGTAAGTGGATATGTGAAACTTGCAGTTTTGTATCAAAAGATGCCCATATTTCTGCTCTGAAAGACTATTCTTTACTAATCGACACTACCATTACAAATAAAAAAATGAGGGATTTTTTAAAGATTTCCTCTACATCTGTGGCAAATAAATTACTTTTTTCTTTAAAACTCAGGAGCAGTGGCACTAATAAAGGAGAATCTACTTCTTGA
- a CDS encoding leucine-rich repeat domain-containing protein, which yields MIKRFVSLSLVFTLLMTLFIPFSPKAVAVNDSLTFLPAKSNKDGIQLQWRTTSSSQADESFTLIKNAEEKQVASAEMIESSTDSEGNLQRTYQFIDQQVVLDETYTYSVKRIGDTELQTQPIDVTFQQGNEAQDIFKLNIDHVTDRSIKVTWPQYQDADLYQIILDGKVIEDIKQQTTYEFKNLVSETSYSINIKAIKDGSVLTEAEEHVKTSASQQPENIDQNIEEENISDESKNIAAAEPVEEIVSVPDAAEPTEEIVSIPDAALKRVIKSSLKLDRNDIYLSDMENLTTLHASYEGVKNLTGLEKATNLQKLELAGNDINDASVLQNLVHLNYLDLSETGIKNIEPISTLSKLETLDISYLELSTILPLEQLANLTTLTIYGELYFTLQDEIASLERDGLIINHDDYYNLYIDAIKANEARAIINWEYAGENEVDYYEVKVAGNIVKVDAQETSYTFENLDPNTSYDVEIIAYDNQGEQLGLAVSSFKTLQIPSGEKIDFPDKNLEKAIKAEFGLDRDLVATDMESLEELFLYKKRITDLTGLESAANLRVLYLAGNKITNFSPLNELDQLESLSLGETGIKDLSILANLHKLADLSLEGNDLESLSTLPNLPNLKNLTIYDNNIKTLSGLENFKQLEVLDLDNNPIESIAGIEQLSNLKDLYLSGTLISDIDKLVELDMLQYVALHDTENLDLSNESVAQVIEQLENNGVMVAYDGSEEEEEWLDVYINAVTENSMELYWDYYGEQEISSFEIYVNGELLQTILASDENYLKIEKLEPETDYEVEVKALNEAGEVVLSSITDGTTWGEPSGDVVVFKDEALKELVKEDLGIDRDPQESDLEKLTIVYLHETDITDLTGLEYATNLNDFSVYRNTAPLNLAPLENLTELTQITIDETQIESYSGLAKIKNLHSLTIMNNELTDISFVSSLTKLEDISLMNNHINDISALESLTRLNFINLANNQIEDLAPLAALNDYLYYLDVSNNPIKDITSIANLENLYELILDETMIEDITPLLTMTNLERVSLYNISTLDLSADSVKEVIEQLKDWGVDVNVDIDSTPELHIDEVTQNSISISWDKMLPKGKGEYVVNLYSNFGEELVETIILDSSQTNYTFTGLTPFTDYLFDVTVDEEDYYNYVYGEATTLPIEGSVKDVSMFVYKTEDVPVVDAMFDLYGIDEENEQVYRYGWSDEQGRLIDYTDDEPIDIFELPIGNYEIIFTTEDGNEISFQFEITGTEDYVENPIFFLLEEGEDPVTPPNDGDQGEDVDKEEEGKAPTPSAGKNPPTTVDPPADGSEEKANRELPETASMMYNYLIIGLIVLSLGGAVLFIQKRKKVNEM from the coding sequence TTGATTAAACGTTTCGTTTCATTATCACTAGTTTTTACATTACTAATGACCCTATTCATCCCATTTTCGCCAAAAGCAGTTGCTGTAAACGACAGCTTAACTTTTTTACCAGCTAAAAGTAATAAGGATGGAATACAGCTGCAATGGAGAACAACTTCTTCATCACAGGCTGATGAAAGTTTTACATTAATAAAGAATGCTGAGGAGAAGCAAGTTGCTTCGGCAGAAATGATTGAATCTTCCACTGATTCAGAAGGAAACCTACAAAGAACATATCAGTTTATTGACCAACAAGTGGTTTTAGATGAAACATATACATATTCTGTTAAAAGAATAGGTGATACAGAACTTCAAACACAACCAATTGATGTGACCTTTCAACAAGGAAATGAAGCACAAGACATATTCAAATTAAACATTGATCATGTTACAGACAGATCCATCAAGGTGACATGGCCTCAATACCAAGATGCGGATTTATATCAGATTATTTTAGATGGAAAAGTAATTGAAGATATTAAACAACAAACAACCTATGAATTTAAGAATCTTGTAAGTGAGACAAGCTATTCTATTAATATTAAAGCAATAAAAGACGGTTCCGTTTTAACAGAAGCAGAAGAACATGTAAAAACTTCAGCTTCACAGCAACCAGAAAATATAGATCAAAATATTGAAGAAGAAAACATTAGCGATGAATCCAAAAACATCGCTGCAGCTGAACCAGTAGAGGAAATTGTTTCGGTTCCAGACGCAGCTGAACCAACAGAGGAAATTGTCTCGATTCCAGACGCAGCTTTAAAACGTGTCATTAAATCGTCATTAAAGTTAGATCGAAATGACATTTACCTATCAGATATGGAAAATTTAACAACACTTCATGCATCTTATGAAGGTGTTAAAAATCTAACGGGGTTAGAAAAGGCAACAAATTTACAAAAGCTTGAACTAGCAGGAAACGATATTAATGATGCTTCTGTTCTGCAAAATTTAGTGCATCTTAATTACCTTGATCTTTCAGAGACAGGCATAAAAAATATTGAACCAATTTCCACATTATCTAAATTAGAGACATTAGATATTAGTTATTTAGAGCTTTCAACGATCTTACCTTTAGAGCAATTAGCAAATTTAACAACATTAACAATCTATGGTGAATTATACTTTACTTTACAAGACGAAATTGCCTCCCTCGAACGTGATGGACTAATAATTAACCATGATGATTATTACAATTTGTATATCGATGCGATAAAGGCAAATGAAGCACGAGCAATTATTAACTGGGAATATGCTGGTGAAAACGAGGTAGATTATTACGAAGTTAAAGTTGCTGGTAACATAGTGAAAGTGGATGCTCAAGAAACGAGTTATACATTTGAAAATCTTGATCCTAATACCTCATATGATGTTGAAATTATTGCATATGACAATCAGGGCGAACAACTAGGACTAGCTGTGTCTAGTTTTAAAACACTTCAAATACCATCAGGTGAAAAAATTGATTTTCCTGATAAGAATCTAGAAAAGGCTATTAAAGCTGAATTTGGTTTGGACAGGGATCTTGTTGCAACTGACATGGAATCTTTAGAAGAACTTTTTCTTTACAAAAAAAGAATTACAGATTTAACAGGTTTAGAATCGGCTGCAAATCTACGTGTTTTATACTTAGCAGGAAACAAAATTACTAACTTTTCTCCTTTAAATGAGCTTGATCAATTAGAAAGTTTGTCATTAGGTGAAACAGGCATAAAAGATCTATCGATTTTGGCTAACCTTCATAAATTGGCTGACCTTTCTCTTGAAGGTAATGATTTAGAGAGTCTGTCAACATTGCCAAATTTACCTAATTTAAAGAATTTAACAATTTATGATAATAATATTAAAACTCTATCAGGATTAGAAAACTTTAAACAATTAGAAGTATTGGATCTTGATAACAATCCGATAGAATCAATTGCAGGAATTGAGCAGCTAAGCAACTTAAAGGATCTTTATTTAAGCGGAACATTGATTTCAGATATTGATAAATTAGTAGAGTTAGACATGCTGCAATATGTTGCTTTACACGATACGGAAAATCTCGATTTATCTAATGAATCTGTTGCACAAGTCATCGAACAGCTTGAAAATAATGGTGTGATGGTTGCCTATGACGGTTCAGAGGAAGAAGAAGAGTGGTTAGACGTCTATATCAATGCTGTAACAGAAAACTCGATGGAGTTATATTGGGATTATTATGGTGAGCAGGAAATCTCATCATTTGAAATCTACGTAAATGGAGAACTTTTACAGACAATCTTAGCAAGTGATGAAAACTACTTGAAAATTGAGAAGCTAGAACCAGAAACAGATTATGAAGTAGAAGTAAAAGCTTTAAACGAGGCTGGAGAGGTTGTACTAAGTAGTATAACTGATGGAACAACATGGGGTGAACCGTCAGGGGATGTAGTCGTATTTAAAGATGAAGCCCTTAAGGAACTCGTTAAAGAGGATTTAGGTATTGATCGTGATCCACAAGAAAGTGACTTAGAAAAGTTAACGATAGTATATTTGCATGAAACAGATATTACCGACCTTACAGGCTTGGAATATGCAACAAACCTTAATGATTTTAGTGTCTATCGAAATACAGCTCCTTTAAATTTAGCACCACTTGAAAATTTAACAGAGCTAACGCAAATCACGATTGATGAAACTCAAATCGAAAGTTATTCAGGTTTAGCAAAAATCAAAAACCTCCATTCATTAACGATTATGAATAATGAATTAACAGATATTTCTTTTGTTAGTAGTTTGACTAAGCTGGAAGATATTTCGCTGATGAACAATCATATTAACGATATTTCAGCTTTAGAATCTTTAACAAGATTAAACTTTATTAATCTAGCAAACAATCAAATTGAGGATCTTGCACCTTTAGCGGCACTAAATGATTATCTCTACTACTTAGATGTAAGTAATAATCCAATTAAGGATATTACTAGCATCGCAAATCTTGAAAATCTTTATGAGCTGATCTTAGATGAAACAATGATCGAGGATATTACTCCATTATTAACAATGACTAATCTTGAAAGAGTATCATTGTACAATATTTCTACACTGGATCTTTCAGCAGACTCAGTTAAAGAGGTCATTGAGCAATTAAAAGACTGGGGTGTAGACGTTAATGTAGATATTGACAGTACACCTGAACTACACATTGACGAAGTTACACAAAATTCAATCTCTATTTCGTGGGATAAAATGCTGCCGAAGGGGAAAGGCGAATATGTCGTTAATTTGTATTCGAACTTCGGTGAAGAACTTGTTGAAACGATTATATTAGATAGCAGCCAAACGAACTACACCTTCACAGGTCTTACTCCGTTTACAGATTATTTGTTTGATGTAACTGTAGATGAAGAAGATTATTATAATTATGTATATGGTGAAGCAACAACTTTACCAATTGAAGGTTCGGTTAAGGACGTCAGCATGTTTGTATATAAAACAGAAGATGTGCCTGTCGTTGATGCCATGTTCGACCTATATGGAATTGATGAAGAAAATGAACAAGTATATCGTTACGGTTGGTCTGACGAACAAGGTAGATTAATTGACTACACAGATGATGAACCGATTGACATATTTGAACTGCCAATCGGAAATTATGAAATCATCTTCACAACAGAAGATGGAAATGAAATAAGCTTCCAGTTCGAAATCACTGGAACAGAAGATTATGTGGAAAATCCTATTTTCTTCTTATTAGAAGAAGGAGAGGACCCAGTGACTCCTCCGAATGATGGCGATCAGGGAGAAGATGTGGACAAAGAAGAAGAAGGAAAAGCACCAACACCTTCGGCAGGAAAAAATCCTCCTACCACTGTGGATCCTCCAGCTGATGGATCAGAAGAAAAAGCAAATAGAGAGCTTCCAGAAACGGCTTCAATGATGTATAACTATTTGATCATCGGACTTATTGTACTAAGTCTTGGCGGTGCGGTACTCTTTATTCAAAAAAGAAAAAAGGTTAATGAAATGTAA
- the tagU gene encoding polyisoprenyl-teichoic acid--peptidoglycan teichoic acid transferase TagU, producing MRAEKKKKKKVLWIILSIIGVLVLSTGGYAFYLYKSAADTVASIHEDLDREKSDKRTEEVKFSEKDPISILLMGVDEREGDVGRSDSLILMTVNPNTNSTQMVSIPRDTRTEIVGKGKEDKINHAYAFGGTEMALDTVENFLDIPIDYFVKINMESFKDTVDAVGGVEVNNTLDFTYEGYEFNKGLVSLDGKKALAYTRMRYEDPRGDFGRQDRQRQVIEAVIKKGANVSSITKFGDMFGVVRDNVKTNLTFDEMWEIQANYKAASQNLEQFQVKGSGDKINGIYYYIVPEEERLALSKQLKEHLEISENTASTSE from the coding sequence ATGAGAGCAGAAAAAAAGAAGAAGAAAAAGGTCTTATGGATCATTCTTAGCATAATCGGTGTTCTTGTACTAAGCACAGGCGGATATGCCTTTTATCTTTATAAGTCAGCTGCTGACACGGTTGCAAGTATCCATGAGGATTTAGATCGGGAAAAATCTGATAAACGTACCGAAGAAGTGAAGTTTTCTGAAAAGGATCCCATTTCGATCCTTTTAATGGGTGTTGATGAACGTGAAGGTGATGTCGGTCGTTCTGATTCGTTAATTTTAATGACTGTAAACCCTAATACAAACTCAACGCAAATGGTAAGTATCCCGCGTGATACTAGAACTGAGATTGTAGGAAAAGGCAAAGAGGATAAAATTAACCATGCTTATGCATTTGGCGGTACAGAAATGGCATTAGACACGGTTGAAAATTTCCTTGACATTCCAATTGATTACTTTGTAAAAATCAATATGGAAAGCTTCAAAGATACAGTTGATGCTGTTGGTGGTGTTGAGGTAAATAACACACTTGATTTTACGTATGAAGGATACGAATTCAACAAAGGATTAGTTTCTTTAGATGGTAAAAAGGCGTTAGCTTATACGAGAATGCGTTATGAAGACCCACGAGGTGATTTTGGCCGTCAGGATCGCCAGCGTCAAGTCATTGAAGCTGTTATTAAAAAGGGTGCAAATGTTTCTTCGATTACAAAGTTTGGCGACATGTTTGGCGTTGTTCGTGATAATGTAAAAACAAACCTTACCTTCGATGAAATGTGGGAAATCCAAGCTAATTATAAGGCTGCAAGCCAAAATCTTGAACAGTTCCAAGTCAAAGGTTCAGGAGATAAAATCAATGGCATTTACTATTATATTGTTCCAGAAGAAGAGCGTTTAGCTTTATCTAAGCAGCTGAAAGAGCATTTGGAAATCTCTGAGAATACAGCAAGCACAAGTGAATGA